In Tenebrio molitor chromosome 8, icTenMoli1.1, whole genome shotgun sequence, a genomic segment contains:
- the LOC138137104 gene encoding uncharacterized protein, with protein MAVQNPTNRVTREQLQTWLGQMFDDYGIQRPNVEITIMGTSNLGDGLLSDVTFIELYVNDTDPNNPNQSKKKRKRRRRPKPKSPYKGLPRRMAVKNYKIGPAMREMVPFAAMGKNERDFYTKIYPLLKGTQQHFHVPENRMFKHVPELYYFNLNIPDREVFAFENLHELGYRMHNRKEPMDLAHMEVVLDLYARLHAVAFGLKDHNELAFWLFSNELGNVMVDVSLEEILQERTYFANLRNMAANINAGDLTNAFDLLSTMMHATDPCPPECVFIHGDCENNNYFFKYAEDGTIEDVRLLDWQFCRMAPPLYDVSYFIFANLDPNNLRHFDHLKDHYYDRLSSYMRYYDLDSRSVFSREAYENQWRQYARFGVRMMFSVVKNLLAEDNEINDLETIAQNRANRVPGEVFDIEMPEIPTACVYGNELLQRCRQRTFPILRFVVRRNLLNMNMQNL; from the exons ATGGCCGTACAAAATCCAACAAACCGCGTGACAAGAGAGCAACTGCAAACATGGTTGGGGCAAATGTTCGACGACTACGGCATCCAGCGCCCCAATGTTGAGATCACCATAATGGGAACGTCCAATCTAGGTGACGGTTTGTTATCCGACGTGACTTTTATCGAGCTGTACGTGAACGATACCGACCCGAACAACCCGAACCAAAGcaagaagaagagaaaaagaAGGAGGAGGCCGAAGCCGAAGTCTCCTTACAAAGGGCTGCCGCGTCGCATGGCCGTCAAGAATTACAAAATCGGTCCGGCCATGCGCGAGATGGTCCCGTTCGCCGCCATGGGCAAAAACGAGCGCGACTTCTACACCAAGATCTACCCTCTGTTGAAGGGCACCCAGCAACACTTCCACGTTCCGGAGAATCGCATGTTCAAACACGTGCCCGAGCTGTACTACTTCAACCTGAACATCCCCGACAGGGAGGTGTTTGCCTTCGAGAACTTGCACGAGCTGGGCTACAGGATGCACAACCGGAAGGAGCCCATGGACTTGGCCCACATGGAAGTGGTGCTGGATCTGTACGCGAGACTGCACGCTGTAGCTTTCGGTCTTAAGGACCACAACGAGCTGGCCTTTTGGCTGTTCAGCAACGAGCTGGGCAACGTCATGGTGGATGTCTCACTCGAAGAGATCCTCCAAGAACGAACCTACTTCGCCAACTTGAGGAACATGGCGGCGAACATCAACGCCGGAGATCTTACCAACGCCTTCGACCTGTTGTCCACGATGATGCACGCCACCGATCCCTGCCCTCCAGAGTGCGTCTTCATCCACGGGGACTGCGAAAACAACAACTACTTCTTCAAGTACGCG GAGGACGGCACCATCGAAGACGTTCGATTGTTGGATTGGCAATTCTGCAGAATGGCCCCGCCCCTCTACGACGTCTCCTACTTCATCTTCGCCAACTTGGACCCCAACAACCTCCGACACTTCGATCACCTCAAAGACCACTACTACGACCGTTTGTCGTCGTACATGAGGTACTACGATCTGGACAGCAGGAGCGTTTTTTCCAGAGAGGCCTACGAGAATCAGTGGCGACAGTACGCCAGGTTCGGGGTCAGGATGATGTTCTCGGTCGTGAAGAATCTGCTCGCGGAGGACAACGAGATCAACGACTTGGAAACCATCGCCCAGAACAGGGCAAATCGCGTCCCCGGGGAGGTGTTCGACATTGAGATGCCTGAAATACCGACCGCGTGTGTCTACGGCAACGAGCTTTTGCAAAGATGCCGACAGAGGACTTTCCCGATATTGCGATTCGTCGTCAGGAGGAATTTGTTAAATATGAACATGCAGAACTTGTAG
- the LOC138136270 gene encoding exportin-4-like isoform X1: MNENLISELESAAAIIMAPPNLVTNEQRHNAEYIFINFRKFKSPFVICREILDNCQVHYVLFEAAETLKSALIREWSFLLDSDKFSLRQYLMHYITTKQVPVFVRDRLLQVIAIMVKRASVEDGGRERANILQEVESIILNAESEKKILGFNIIANLMQEYASTVKSTDVGLPWEVHFKAKKQFESTDLKRIFQFCIQLLSEVVKNDPPYPDNVLELTRHILKVTENVLTWGYISPLLPKRLISIYESVYEADQAPALRLSESWSEIILSPQLLPLMFQVFWKVKEYEGLSHHALTCLVQLASLNGSVVSSDNIRLEYLKSYMENFSKLVSSVTIKNKESLGVSNIVKKLILFFINDIQKLPTQLQDSYLDELTRLTCSFCKGAALEDVSSDEEKFYNDSFDNMMEAWTSILQEYAVNSNGNIQECAVQIFNTYIQFHLAPPDGSRQNNDNEVQEIEDNEDIDRISFKDQLQTVGMFGRIIPAHALPIIYKLLEVNTEKLKMSLQLMESRAMNMSESTNLDNLFEDIHWVILIAGHILCMDSDGETPMIPSEMMQYSIDQLRQGNTSLESSLNVLAAAHQINSVPSDIDRCDHIVRIVSDILKLCVVENSAAEAKLGHFMSPEVSSTIMWFLKRWCLSYLLPVENYYQEVSPILVGAVGKDTEGAIFVVNFILDKIYSNICHFHSEPILLRDTVDLLTALVCIKQKQSLCIVKSKSLWNVIGLQEKLTPGRLPSNIRRDLFKSFVLAGVALRDVQELNGYFDQILRPLKLRFDNMITQETFRVNYHKEEVQKEVIDVLESFIGIAKGSHMSTVQILFQFLAPMLAELPKVLTFYNNYQVVVQLILELFGQCAKNMLCYLCQLDSKKLYESTLATVQAYAKCNSNKFSGESLAEENSFQDLALILDLLTFILSKDCIDLCPNDEEVVTVTASDVSLFGLNFIMPLMTVDLLKYPSLCSQYYRLLVLINDIYPEKICNLPQNLFQQLLSSIELGLTQFGSDIAQASLDFIQGMASYFFRNSLQQSAICQAMKPFLKMLLDLTLSHQINSDLMSSASTCIYALMCCYEEEYKMLVERLIKSQSDPLVADRLAAAFHNLTLNVAMSGERQPKLKFRDNFDKFIANVQGFLLVK, encoded by the exons ATGAATGAAAATCTAATTTCCGAGCTGGAGTCGGCCGCCGCGATCATAATG GCGCCCCCGAATCTGGTGACCAACGAGCAACGACACAACGCCGAATACATATTCATCAACTTCCGCAAGTTCAAGTCGCCGTTCGTGATATGTCGAGAGATTTTGGACAACTGCCAAGTCCACTATGTATTGTTCGAAGCCGCCGAAACCCTCAAAAGTGCCCTTATCCGCGAATGGTCGTTTCTCCTGGACTCGGACAAATTCTCGCTGAGGCAATACTTGATGCACTACATCACAACGAAGCAGGTGCCAGTTTTCGTCCGGGACAGACTCTTGCAAGTTATCGCCATCATGGTGAAGAGGGCCAGTGTGGAGGACGGGGGCCGAGAACGCGCCAACATTTTGCAAGAGGTGGAGAGCATCATTCTGAACGCCGAATCAGAGAAG AAAATTCTGGGATTCAATATTATTGCAAATCTGATGCAAGAGTACGCCAGCACTGTTAAATCGACAGACGTGGGGTTACCCTGGGAGGTGCATTTCAAGGCCAAGAAACAGTTTGAATCAACAGATTTGAAAagaatttttcagttttgcaTCCAACTTTTGTCTGAAGTGGTTAAAAATGATCCTCCTTATCCTGATAACGTGCTAGAATTAACTCGGCACATTTTGAAAGTGACCGAAAACGTGCTCACTTGGGGCTACATCTCACCATT ACTGCCCAAGAGACTGATTAGCATATACGAATCGGTGTATGAAGCGGATCAAGCTCCCGCTTTGAGGCTGTCAGAGAGCTGGTCCGAAATAATTTTGTCCCCTCAGCTGTTGCCCCTCATGTTCCAAGTTTTCTGGAAGGTAAAGGAATACGAGGGACTGTCTCACCACGCTTTGACGTGTTTAGTACAGTTGGCATCACTGAATGGGAGCGTAGTGTCGAGCGACAACATCAGACTGGAATATTTAAAATCTTACatggaaaatttttcaaagctCGTATCGAG TGTGACAATCAAGAACAAAGAATCACTCGGTGTATCTAACATAGTGAAAAAACTTATTCTGTTTTTCATCAACGACATCCAGAAGTTGCCGACGCAGCTGCAGGACTCATATTTGGACGAACTGACCCGACTGACGTGTTCGTTCTGTAAAGGAGCAGCTCTGGAAGATGTG TCTTCAGACGAAGAAAAATTCTACAACGACTCTTTCGACAATATGATGGAGGCCTGGACCAGCATCCTTCAGGAGTACGCGGTCAACTCAAACGGCAATATACAGGAATGTGCGGTGCAAATATTCAACACTTACATACAGTTTCACCTGGCGCCACCCGACGGCTCCAGACAGAACAACGACAACGAGGTGCAAGAGATCGAGGACAACGAGGACATCGACAGGATCTCCTTCAAGGACCAGCTGCAGACGGTCGGCATGTTCGGCAGGATCATACCGGCGCACGCTTTGCCCATCATATACAA ATTGCTGGAGGTGAACACGGAAAAGCTGAAAATGAGTCTGCAGTTGATGGAGTCGCGAGCGATGAACATGTCGGAGTCGACGAACCTGGACAACCTCTTCGAAGACATCCACTGGGTCATACTCATCGCCGGTCACATCCTGTGCATGGACAGCGACGGAGAGACCCCCATGATACCTTCGGAGATGATGCAGTACAGCATAGACCAGCTGAGACAGGGCAACACGAGTCTCGAATCTAGTCTGAACGTGTTGGCCGCCGCCCACCAGATCAACAGCGTCCCCTCCGACATCGACCGTTGCGACCACATCGTCAGGATAGTATCGGACATTTTGAAACTGTGCGTGGTGGAGAACTCCGCAGCCGAGGCCAAGTTGGGTCATTTCATGAGTCCCGAAGTGAGCTCGACGATCATGTGGTTCTTGAAGCGTTGGTGCCTTTCTTATCTCCTCCCAGTGGAGAATTACTACCAAGAG GTCAGTCCCATTTTGGTCGGTGCCGTGGGGAAAGACACGGAAGGGGCGATTTTCGTGGTGAATTTTATCCTGGACAAGATTTACTCCAACATTTGTCATTTCCACTCGGAACCGATTCTCTTGAGGGACACGGTGGATCTGCTCACGGCCCTCGTCTGCATCAAGCAGAAGCA gtCGTTGTGCATCGTCAAGAGCAAGAGCTTGTGGAACGTGATCGGCCTCCAGGAGAAGTTGACACCTGGACGTCTGCCGTCCAACATCCGTCGGGACCTCTTCAAGAGTTTCGTCCTAGCGGGGGTGGCGTTGCGCGACGTGCAAGAACTGAACGGCTACTTCGACCAGATCCTGCGCCCCCTCAAGCTGCGCTTCGACAACATGATCACTCAGGAGACCTTCCGGGTGAACTACCACAAAGAGGAAGTCCAGAAGGAAGTGATAGACGTGTTGGAGAGCTTCATCGGGATCGCCAAAGGGTCGCACATGTCCACCGTCCAGATCCTGTTCCAGTTCTTGGCGCCGATGCTGGCCGAGCTGCCGAAAGTCCTGACCTTCTACAACAACTACCAGGTGGTGGTCCAGCTGATCTTGGAGTTGTTCGGACAGTGCGCCAAGAACATGCTGTGCTACCTGTGCCAACTCGACAGCAAGAAGTTGTACGAGAGCACCTTGGCCACGGTGCAGGCCTACGCCAAGTGCAATTCGAACAAGTTCAGCGGGGAGAGTCTCGCCGAAGAGAACAGTTTCCAAGATTTGGCTCTCATTCTGGATCTGTTGACGTTTATCCTGTCCAAAGATTGCATCGATTTGTGTCCGAACGACGAAGAGGTGGTCACGGTGACGGCGTCGGACGTTTCACTCTTCGGCCTCAACTTCATCATGCCCCTGATGACTGTCGACCTGCTCAAGTATCCGAGCCTGTGCTCGCAGTACTACCGACTGCTCGTCCTCATCAACGACATCTACCCCGAGAAGATCTGCAACCTCCCGCAGAACCTGTTCCAGCAGCTGCTCAGCTCGATAGAACTGGGGCTGACGCAGTTCGGCTCGGACATAGCGCAGGCCTCTCTCGACTTCATCCAAGGCATGGCGTCCTACTTCTTCAGGAATTCGCTGCAGCAGTCCGCCATCTGCCAAGCGATGAAACCCTTTCTCAAGATGCTCCTGGATCTGACGCTCTCGCACCAGATCAACTCCGACTTGATGAGCTCCGCCAGCACATGCATCTACGCACTCATGTGCTGCTACGAGGAGGAGTACAAGATGCTGGTGGAGAGGCTGATCAAGTCGCAGAGCGACCCGCTGGTGGCGGACAGGCTGGCGGCGGCGTTTCACAATCTCACGTTGAACGTGGCGATGAGCGGCGAGCGACAGCCGAAACTCAAGTTCAGGGACAATTTCGACAAGTTCATCGCCAACGTGCAGGGCTTCCTGCTGGTCAAGTAG
- the LOC138136271 gene encoding zinc finger CCHC domain-containing protein 10-like: protein MINNETKLGTKRKPVVPPQGIRCQKCLEYGHWSYECKGQRKYLHRSSRTHQLRKRMKLCEEKAALKNSLDSKSKGADKKKSKTESSSNSDSSSSSSTDSSSGSSSSTDSDSSSSDSEP, encoded by the exons ATGATTAATAACGAGACCAAACTGGGAACGAA GCGCAAACCTGTAGTTCCTCCGCAAGGTATTCGGTGCCAGAAGTGTCTAGAGTATGGGCACTGGTCCTATGAGTGTAAAGGACAGAGAAAATACTTGCACAGGTCGTCGAGAACGCATCAGTTGCGGAAACGGATGAAACTGTGCGAGGAGAAGGCCGCGTTGAAGAACAGCCTTGATAGCAAATCTAAGGGGGCTGACAAGAAGAAGAGTAAGACAGAGAGCAGTTCCAATTCTGATAGCAGCAGTAGTAGCAGTACGGACAGCAGCAGTGGCAGTAGTAGCAGTACCGACAGTGACAGTTCGTCGTCTGATTCAGAACCTTAA
- the LOC138136270 gene encoding exportin-4-like isoform X2 produces the protein MNENLISELESAAAIIMAPPNLVTNEQRHNAEYIFINFRKFKSPFVICREILDNCQVHYVLFEAAETLKSALIREWSFLLDSDKFSLRQYLMHYITTKQVPVFVRDRLLQVIAIMVKRASVEDGGRERANILQEVESIILNAESEKKILGFNIIANLMQEYASTVKSTDVGLPWEVHFKAKKQFESTDLKRIFQFCIQLLSEVVKNDPPYPDNVLELTRHILKVTENVLTWGYISPLLPKRLISIYESVYEADQAPALRLSESWSEIILSPQLLPLMFQVFWKVKEYEGLSHHALTCLVQLASLNGSVVSSDNIRLEYLKSYMENFSKLVSSVTIKNKESLGVSNIVKKLILFFINDIQKLPTQLQDSYLDELTRLTCSFCKGAALEDSSDEEKFYNDSFDNMMEAWTSILQEYAVNSNGNIQECAVQIFNTYIQFHLAPPDGSRQNNDNEVQEIEDNEDIDRISFKDQLQTVGMFGRIIPAHALPIIYKLLEVNTEKLKMSLQLMESRAMNMSESTNLDNLFEDIHWVILIAGHILCMDSDGETPMIPSEMMQYSIDQLRQGNTSLESSLNVLAAAHQINSVPSDIDRCDHIVRIVSDILKLCVVENSAAEAKLGHFMSPEVSSTIMWFLKRWCLSYLLPVENYYQEVSPILVGAVGKDTEGAIFVVNFILDKIYSNICHFHSEPILLRDTVDLLTALVCIKQKQSLCIVKSKSLWNVIGLQEKLTPGRLPSNIRRDLFKSFVLAGVALRDVQELNGYFDQILRPLKLRFDNMITQETFRVNYHKEEVQKEVIDVLESFIGIAKGSHMSTVQILFQFLAPMLAELPKVLTFYNNYQVVVQLILELFGQCAKNMLCYLCQLDSKKLYESTLATVQAYAKCNSNKFSGESLAEENSFQDLALILDLLTFILSKDCIDLCPNDEEVVTVTASDVSLFGLNFIMPLMTVDLLKYPSLCSQYYRLLVLINDIYPEKICNLPQNLFQQLLSSIELGLTQFGSDIAQASLDFIQGMASYFFRNSLQQSAICQAMKPFLKMLLDLTLSHQINSDLMSSASTCIYALMCCYEEEYKMLVERLIKSQSDPLVADRLAAAFHNLTLNVAMSGERQPKLKFRDNFDKFIANVQGFLLVK, from the exons ATGAATGAAAATCTAATTTCCGAGCTGGAGTCGGCCGCCGCGATCATAATG GCGCCCCCGAATCTGGTGACCAACGAGCAACGACACAACGCCGAATACATATTCATCAACTTCCGCAAGTTCAAGTCGCCGTTCGTGATATGTCGAGAGATTTTGGACAACTGCCAAGTCCACTATGTATTGTTCGAAGCCGCCGAAACCCTCAAAAGTGCCCTTATCCGCGAATGGTCGTTTCTCCTGGACTCGGACAAATTCTCGCTGAGGCAATACTTGATGCACTACATCACAACGAAGCAGGTGCCAGTTTTCGTCCGGGACAGACTCTTGCAAGTTATCGCCATCATGGTGAAGAGGGCCAGTGTGGAGGACGGGGGCCGAGAACGCGCCAACATTTTGCAAGAGGTGGAGAGCATCATTCTGAACGCCGAATCAGAGAAG AAAATTCTGGGATTCAATATTATTGCAAATCTGATGCAAGAGTACGCCAGCACTGTTAAATCGACAGACGTGGGGTTACCCTGGGAGGTGCATTTCAAGGCCAAGAAACAGTTTGAATCAACAGATTTGAAAagaatttttcagttttgcaTCCAACTTTTGTCTGAAGTGGTTAAAAATGATCCTCCTTATCCTGATAACGTGCTAGAATTAACTCGGCACATTTTGAAAGTGACCGAAAACGTGCTCACTTGGGGCTACATCTCACCATT ACTGCCCAAGAGACTGATTAGCATATACGAATCGGTGTATGAAGCGGATCAAGCTCCCGCTTTGAGGCTGTCAGAGAGCTGGTCCGAAATAATTTTGTCCCCTCAGCTGTTGCCCCTCATGTTCCAAGTTTTCTGGAAGGTAAAGGAATACGAGGGACTGTCTCACCACGCTTTGACGTGTTTAGTACAGTTGGCATCACTGAATGGGAGCGTAGTGTCGAGCGACAACATCAGACTGGAATATTTAAAATCTTACatggaaaatttttcaaagctCGTATCGAG TGTGACAATCAAGAACAAAGAATCACTCGGTGTATCTAACATAGTGAAAAAACTTATTCTGTTTTTCATCAACGACATCCAGAAGTTGCCGACGCAGCTGCAGGACTCATATTTGGACGAACTGACCCGACTGACGTGTTCGTTCTGTAAAGGAGCAGCTCTGGAAGAT TCTTCAGACGAAGAAAAATTCTACAACGACTCTTTCGACAATATGATGGAGGCCTGGACCAGCATCCTTCAGGAGTACGCGGTCAACTCAAACGGCAATATACAGGAATGTGCGGTGCAAATATTCAACACTTACATACAGTTTCACCTGGCGCCACCCGACGGCTCCAGACAGAACAACGACAACGAGGTGCAAGAGATCGAGGACAACGAGGACATCGACAGGATCTCCTTCAAGGACCAGCTGCAGACGGTCGGCATGTTCGGCAGGATCATACCGGCGCACGCTTTGCCCATCATATACAA ATTGCTGGAGGTGAACACGGAAAAGCTGAAAATGAGTCTGCAGTTGATGGAGTCGCGAGCGATGAACATGTCGGAGTCGACGAACCTGGACAACCTCTTCGAAGACATCCACTGGGTCATACTCATCGCCGGTCACATCCTGTGCATGGACAGCGACGGAGAGACCCCCATGATACCTTCGGAGATGATGCAGTACAGCATAGACCAGCTGAGACAGGGCAACACGAGTCTCGAATCTAGTCTGAACGTGTTGGCCGCCGCCCACCAGATCAACAGCGTCCCCTCCGACATCGACCGTTGCGACCACATCGTCAGGATAGTATCGGACATTTTGAAACTGTGCGTGGTGGAGAACTCCGCAGCCGAGGCCAAGTTGGGTCATTTCATGAGTCCCGAAGTGAGCTCGACGATCATGTGGTTCTTGAAGCGTTGGTGCCTTTCTTATCTCCTCCCAGTGGAGAATTACTACCAAGAG GTCAGTCCCATTTTGGTCGGTGCCGTGGGGAAAGACACGGAAGGGGCGATTTTCGTGGTGAATTTTATCCTGGACAAGATTTACTCCAACATTTGTCATTTCCACTCGGAACCGATTCTCTTGAGGGACACGGTGGATCTGCTCACGGCCCTCGTCTGCATCAAGCAGAAGCA gtCGTTGTGCATCGTCAAGAGCAAGAGCTTGTGGAACGTGATCGGCCTCCAGGAGAAGTTGACACCTGGACGTCTGCCGTCCAACATCCGTCGGGACCTCTTCAAGAGTTTCGTCCTAGCGGGGGTGGCGTTGCGCGACGTGCAAGAACTGAACGGCTACTTCGACCAGATCCTGCGCCCCCTCAAGCTGCGCTTCGACAACATGATCACTCAGGAGACCTTCCGGGTGAACTACCACAAAGAGGAAGTCCAGAAGGAAGTGATAGACGTGTTGGAGAGCTTCATCGGGATCGCCAAAGGGTCGCACATGTCCACCGTCCAGATCCTGTTCCAGTTCTTGGCGCCGATGCTGGCCGAGCTGCCGAAAGTCCTGACCTTCTACAACAACTACCAGGTGGTGGTCCAGCTGATCTTGGAGTTGTTCGGACAGTGCGCCAAGAACATGCTGTGCTACCTGTGCCAACTCGACAGCAAGAAGTTGTACGAGAGCACCTTGGCCACGGTGCAGGCCTACGCCAAGTGCAATTCGAACAAGTTCAGCGGGGAGAGTCTCGCCGAAGAGAACAGTTTCCAAGATTTGGCTCTCATTCTGGATCTGTTGACGTTTATCCTGTCCAAAGATTGCATCGATTTGTGTCCGAACGACGAAGAGGTGGTCACGGTGACGGCGTCGGACGTTTCACTCTTCGGCCTCAACTTCATCATGCCCCTGATGACTGTCGACCTGCTCAAGTATCCGAGCCTGTGCTCGCAGTACTACCGACTGCTCGTCCTCATCAACGACATCTACCCCGAGAAGATCTGCAACCTCCCGCAGAACCTGTTCCAGCAGCTGCTCAGCTCGATAGAACTGGGGCTGACGCAGTTCGGCTCGGACATAGCGCAGGCCTCTCTCGACTTCATCCAAGGCATGGCGTCCTACTTCTTCAGGAATTCGCTGCAGCAGTCCGCCATCTGCCAAGCGATGAAACCCTTTCTCAAGATGCTCCTGGATCTGACGCTCTCGCACCAGATCAACTCCGACTTGATGAGCTCCGCCAGCACATGCATCTACGCACTCATGTGCTGCTACGAGGAGGAGTACAAGATGCTGGTGGAGAGGCTGATCAAGTCGCAGAGCGACCCGCTGGTGGCGGACAGGCTGGCGGCGGCGTTTCACAATCTCACGTTGAACGTGGCGATGAGCGGCGAGCGACAGCCGAAACTCAAGTTCAGGGACAATTTCGACAAGTTCATCGCCAACGTGCAGGGCTTCCTGCTGGTCAAGTAG